CAAGTCGCGGCATTGCATACGATCAGATTGTGTTAGCAGGATTCTCACAGGGCTGCGCTATGACACTGTATGTAGCCTTGCGGTTCCCACATAAACTCGCTGGAATCATGGCTTTATCAGGATATTTACCTTTAGCTATGAGCTTGAATACCGAGAAACATTCTGCCAATCAAAATACGCCAATATTTATGGCGCATGGCGAATATGACGCAGTTGTTATCCCAGAGCGCGCTCGCACTTCATGCGCCCTACTCGAGAAATTAGGCTATTCAGTCAGTTGGAATGAATATCCAATGGAGCACTCAGTCAATCGCGAAGAACTTGTAGACATCTCTCATTACCTACAGCAGGCGCTAGCCAGAAAATAAAAGGGACTCATACGAGTCCTTTTTTGATAGTAGCGCTCTTTTAAAGCTTCTTACTAAAACTGTATTGCGAGAAGGCTTGCTCTGCAACATTAAACCACTGCGCCTCCATATTTCTAAAGACGCGATAGTCCTCAAAAATCTTTTTAAACTGAGGATTCTTAGCCGACTCTTCTGCATACGTTTCTTGAGCAGCCTTAAAGCATGCATCCAATACGGAGGTGTTGAATTTACGTAACACTGCGCCATTCTGCAAAAGACGTTGTAATGCTGGCGGATTTAGCGCATCGTATTTGGCGCACATATCTGTATGCGCCTCAAAACAAGCAGCTTCCCAAGCGGCTTGGTAAGAAGGCGGCAATGAATCCCACTGTTTCTTATTTACCAAGAAAGAAAGGCCGGCAGCACCCTCCCAAAAGGCAGGGTAGTAATAATTCTTAGCCACTTTAGCAAGGCCAAGTTTTTCATCATCGTAAGGACCGACGAATTCAGCAGCATCAATCGTGCCCTTTTCTAGGGCTGAATAAATTTCGCCAGCCGGTAATTGCTGTGGAACTACTCCGAGCTTTGCCAATACTTGACCAGCAAAGCCAGCAATACGGAACTTCAAACCCTTGAGATCTTCTGGGGATTTAATTTCTTTACGAAACCAACCACCCATTTGCGTGCCCGTTTGACCGCCCAAGAAATTCACAATGTTGTAGCTCGCATAAAGCTCGCGCATTAACTTCATGCCATTGCCATGAAGAATCCACGCGGACTGTTGACGTGCGGTCATGCCAAACGGAGCTGCTGTATCAAAAATGAATGCGCTATTTTTACCTAAGTAGTAATAGCTCGCTGTATGGCCGCACTCAACCGTACCATTTTGAACGGCGTCCAAGACTTGCAAGGCAGGCACCACCTCGCCCGCTGCAAATACTTTAACGTTGAACTTGCCATCCGTCGCTTTGCGTAATGCATTGGCAAATACCTCAGGCGTTCCAAACAAGGTATCCAATGACTTCGGAAAGCTAGAAACCAAACGCCAATTAAGCGTCGGCAAACTCTGCGCTATAGATGGAGTCGCTAAGGCTGCTGCACCAGCGCCAATAGTTGCCTTCTTTAAAAATGAACGTCTTTGCATGGATATCTCCCTTCAGTATTCTTCTGTATTCACTAATTTAGCTTTAGCAATTATTTTCCACCAACCGTCATCGATCCAATAAGGATAGAGCCAGTCTCTTTGGTGCCGCGGATTATGGTATCGCTACCAATCAGCGCGATATCCAAGAGCATATCGCGTAAATTCCCTGCGATTGTGACTTCTTCTACGGGATACTGAATGACCCCGTTTTCCACCCAATAACCAAAAGCACCTCTTGAGTAATCGCCGGTGACATAGTTCACGCCCTGGCCCATCAATTCAGTTACTAATAGACCCGTACCCATTTCTTTTAGCAGGGCCGGTAATCCACCCTTAGGCGTCTTCTTACTTTTGAGCGTGAGGTGATGTGATCCACCAGCATTACCGGTGGTTTTCATTCCCAGCTTTCTGGCCGAATAGGTCGAAAGGAAGTAGCCTTCCAAAATTCCCTTGTCGACTACAGTTCTGGCGCTTGTCTTTACACCCTCTTCATCAAATGGCGCGCTTCCTGTCATGGACTTTAGGTGCGGATCTTCAAAAAGGCTAATGTGCTTCGGCAACACCTGCTTACCCAAACTATCAAGCAAAAAACTAGAGCGTCGGTATAAGGCGCCACCCGATACCGCCTGCACCAAGCCACCTAAAAGGCCTGCCGCTAAGGGCGCCTCAAAGATGACAGGGCAACGACGTGTAGTTAAGGATCTTGCCTTTAGCCTTGATAAAGCACGCTCTGCAGCGTACTTACCGATAGCCGCTGGATCCGCCAACTCTTGCGGTATGCGTGAACTGGAATACCAATCATCACGCTGCATATTGGATTGCTTGCCACCTTCACTAGCGATTGGTGCGCAAGAAATGTAATGGCGTGAGAATGGGTAACCGCCCATAAAGCCGTGTGATGTACCCATCATGAAATGCGCATGATGAGCGGACACCGATGCGCCATCACTATTTTGAATTTGTTTGCTTACTGCAAATGCAGCACCTTCTGCAGTGCGTGCAATCTCTACAGCATGCGCAGCATCAATATTCCACGGATGAAACAAATCTAGATCTAGTGGATTTTTTTCTAAGAGTTCTCGCTCTGCAGGGCCAGCGCAATTATCTTCAGCTGTATGTTGTGCGATGTGATACGCAGCATCGACTGTAGCCTTAAGAGATTCTTTAGAAAAGTCACTTGTGCTTGCGTTACCGCGATGATGACCCAAGAATACTGTCACACCAACCTGCTTATCCAGGCTTTGCTCGATTGTCTCAACCTCACCTTTGCGTACGGTGACCGATAGGCCCTGGCCTTCCGAAACTTCGGCAACCGCGTCTGAAGCCCCCCTTCTTTTGGCCTCTTTCAGCATGAAATCAATGATTTCTTGGAACTGGGTAGATGTATATGTAAACATGTCCTAATAATAGCTAGAATATCAACATGAAGCATAACGAAGCCTGGAAGCGCGCCACCCCAAATGAGGTCAAAATTGGCCTCATCTCGATATCCGATAGAGCCAGCAAAGGCGTCTATCAAGACGAGGGCATTCCTGCCCTACAAACATGGCTCATGAAGGCGATTAGCAACCCCTGCGTCTTTCATGAACGGCTCATTGCGGACGAATCTGAAATCATCACCGAAGCCATCGTCGAATTGGTTGATGAGCTGGGCTGCGACTTGGTTTTAACTACAGGCGGCACTGGACCCTCACGCCGTGATGTCACCCCGGAGGCCACCCGTGATGCAGGAACCCGTGAAATGCCCGGCTTTGGCGAGCAAATGCGCCAAATCAGCCTGAACTTTGTACCTACCGCCATCCTCTCCAGACAGACTGCTGTTTTACGCGAAATCGATGGCCATGCCGCTTTGGTGATCAACTTGCCCGGGCAACCTAAGGCTATTGCAGAAACTTTAGAGGGACTCAAGGATGGCGAAGGTAAATCGATTGTTCCTGGCATCTTTGCTGCGGTGCCTTATTGCATCGATTTAATAGGCGGACCTTACATTGAGTCCAATCAAGATGTCATTAAAGTCTTTAGACCTAAAAGCGCCATCAAAAAATAGCTCTTTCGAGCTGAATAAAAAAGGTCCACACAGTGGACCTTTTTCTTTTACGTCTACATGTATATCCCAGCCCTTTTACTCCGGCAAGGGGACAATAAATTTTTCACGGTAGTACTTGAGTTCCTCAATAGATTCTTCAATATCAGCTAAGGCTGTGTGAGCCTGCTTCTTCGTGAATCCCTTGACCAACTCAGGATGCCAGCGCTTGCACAATTCTTTCAAGGTAGATACATCGATATTGCGATAATGAAAGTACGCCTCAAGCTTAGGCATGTACTTAGCCATGAACCGTCTATCCTGACCAATCGTATTGCCACACATTGGCGCGATACCGGCTTTGATGTACTTCTTTAAAAACGCAATGCACTCTGCCTCTACTGTTGCCTCATCCATCGTAGATGCTTTAACCTTTTCGATCAAACCAGACCGTCCATGAGTACCCTTATTCCAGGCATCCATCGCATCTAAGATTGCATCATCTTGATGTACGACCCACACCGGGGCGGTAGCAATGGTATTGAGATGGGCATCGGTCACAATGATGGCAATTTCCAAAATTCGCTCGGTTTCGGGGTTTAAACCGGACATTTCCATATCCACCCAAATCAGATGCTCATTGGCTGGTGCTGTCTTGGCCGGCGCTATCGCCGCAATGTTTGTTTGTTCGCTCATATCTATAATGATCTCATGACCTTCACAATTGTTTTTTTAATCGCTTTTATTGCCAGTTTTGGCCTACGCCACTGGTTGTCCCAACGCCAAATTCGGCATGTTGCCCAGCATCGCCAGGCGGTCCCAGCAGAATTCGCTGAAAAAGTCACTTTAGCTGAACATCAAAAAGCTGCTGACTACACCATCGCCAAATTACGCCTTGGTATTTTAGAAAACGGGGTCAGCGCCATCATTTTAATTGGCTTCACCTTGTTAGGCGGACTTCAGATTCTGAACATGGCACTACTTCAGTTTTTAGGCGCAGGAATTGCTCAGCAAATTGCCCTGCTTGTTTCTATCGTCATCATTTCCGGGATTATTGATATCCCCTTTTCTTGGTACAAACAATTCCATCTTGAAGAACGTTTTGGCTTTAACCGCATGGGGAAAAAATTATTCTTCTCTGATATGTTTAAAGGCATGGCTGTAGGCGGCGCAATTGGCATTCCTCTACTGTGGGTGATCCTCACCTTGATGGCGCAAGCTGGTGACTTATGGTGGCTTTGGGCGTGGGCTGTATTGACGGTCTTCAGCTTATTAATGCAGTGGATCTTCCCAACCTTCATCGCGCCTATCTTTAATAAGTTTCAAGCATTGGAAGACGGCCCTCTCAAAACTCAGATTGAAGCGCTGCTCACACGCTGTGATTTTGCAAGCCAAGGATTATTTGTCATGGATGGCAGTAAGCGTAGCGCGCATGGCAATGCATTCTTTGCCGGCATGGGTAAAGCCAAGCGGATTGTGTTCTTTGACACCCTAATTGAAAAACTCAACCCCGGCGAAGTCGAGGCTGTTCTTGCGCATGAGCTTGGCCACTTTAAATGCAAGCATATTCGCAAGCGTTTACTGGTCTCTTTTGCACTGAGCTTTGGTATGTTTGCCCTGCTGGGCTGGGTTAGCACTCAAGTATGGTTCTATACCGATCTCGGTGTTATGCCTAACCTTAATGGCTATAACGGTGGCTTGGCTTTGGCCCTATTTATGCTGGTATCGCCAGTATTTAGCTTTTTCTTCACGCCGCTATCAAGTCTTGCCTCGCGTAAGCACGAATATGAAGCTGATGGTTTCGCTGCAGAAAAATCGTCTGCAAAAGATTTGATCTCTGCACTCGTAAAGCTGTATCAAGATAACGCT
The window above is part of the Polynucleobacter sp. AP-Kolm-20A-A1 genome. Proteins encoded here:
- a CDS encoding alpha/beta hydrolase, which gives rise to MDLLPCIELETSPNPSAAVIWLHGLGADGNDFVPIVPELDLTGCPGIRFVFPSAPSMPVTVNGGYVMPAWYDIIGRNLMDQEDAAGIQKSAASIVQLIEREASRGIAYDQIVLAGFSQGCAMTLYVALRFPHKLAGIMALSGYLPLAMSLNTEKHSANQNTPIFMAHGEYDAVVIPERARTSCALLEKLGYSVSWNEYPMEHSVNREELVDISHYLQQALARK
- a CDS encoding TRAP transporter substrate-binding protein, with translation MQRRSFLKKATIGAGAAALATPSIAQSLPTLNWRLVSSFPKSLDTLFGTPEVFANALRKATDGKFNVKVFAAGEVVPALQVLDAVQNGTVECGHTASYYYLGKNSAFIFDTAAPFGMTARQQSAWILHGNGMKLMRELYASYNIVNFLGGQTGTQMGGWFRKEIKSPEDLKGLKFRIAGFAGQVLAKLGVVPQQLPAGEIYSALEKGTIDAAEFVGPYDDEKLGLAKVAKNYYYPAFWEGAAGLSFLVNKKQWDSLPPSYQAAWEAACFEAHTDMCAKYDALNPPALQRLLQNGAVLRKFNTSVLDACFKAAQETYAEESAKNPQFKKIFEDYRVFRNMEAQWFNVAEQAFSQYSFSKKL
- the pmbA gene encoding metalloprotease PmbA — its product is MLKEAKRRGASDAVAEVSEGQGLSVTVRKGEVETIEQSLDKQVGVTVFLGHHRGNASTSDFSKESLKATVDAAYHIAQHTAEDNCAGPAERELLEKNPLDLDLFHPWNIDAAHAVEIARTAEGAAFAVSKQIQNSDGASVSAHHAHFMMGTSHGFMGGYPFSRHYISCAPIASEGGKQSNMQRDDWYSSSRIPQELADPAAIGKYAAERALSRLKARSLTTRRCPVIFEAPLAAGLLGGLVQAVSGGALYRRSSFLLDSLGKQVLPKHISLFEDPHLKSMTGSAPFDEEGVKTSARTVVDKGILEGYFLSTYSARKLGMKTTGNAGGSHHLTLKSKKTPKGGLPALLKEMGTGLLVTELMGQGVNYVTGDYSRGAFGYWVENGVIQYPVEEVTIAGNLRDMLLDIALIGSDTIIRGTKETGSILIGSMTVGGK
- the mog gene encoding molybdopterin adenylyltransferase, whose protein sequence is MKHNEAWKRATPNEVKIGLISISDRASKGVYQDEGIPALQTWLMKAISNPCVFHERLIADESEIITEAIVELVDELGCDLVLTTGGTGPSRRDVTPEATRDAGTREMPGFGEQMRQISLNFVPTAILSRQTAVLREIDGHAALVINLPGQPKAIAETLEGLKDGEGKSIVPGIFAAVPYCIDLIGGPYIESNQDVIKVFRPKSAIKK
- the orn gene encoding oligoribonuclease; the protein is MSEQTNIAAIAPAKTAPANEHLIWVDMEMSGLNPETERILEIAIIVTDAHLNTIATAPVWVVHQDDAILDAMDAWNKGTHGRSGLIEKVKASTMDEATVEAECIAFLKKYIKAGIAPMCGNTIGQDRRFMAKYMPKLEAYFHYRNIDVSTLKELCKRWHPELVKGFTKKQAHTALADIEESIEELKYYREKFIVPLPE
- a CDS encoding M48 family metallopeptidase — its product is MTFTIVFLIAFIASFGLRHWLSQRQIRHVAQHRQAVPAEFAEKVTLAEHQKAADYTIAKLRLGILENGVSAIILIGFTLLGGLQILNMALLQFLGAGIAQQIALLVSIVIISGIIDIPFSWYKQFHLEERFGFNRMGKKLFFSDMFKGMAVGGAIGIPLLWVILTLMAQAGDLWWLWAWAVLTVFSLLMQWIFPTFIAPIFNKFQALEDGPLKTQIEALLTRCDFASQGLFVMDGSKRSAHGNAFFAGMGKAKRIVFFDTLIEKLNPGEVEAVLAHELGHFKCKHIRKRLLVSFALSFGMFALLGWVSTQVWFYTDLGVMPNLNGYNGGLALALFMLVSPVFSFFFTPLSSLASRKHEYEADGFAAEKSSAKDLISALVKLYQDNASTLTPDPIYTAFYSSHPPAPLRIANLQRFI